From Mycobacterium lacus, one genomic window encodes:
- a CDS encoding SDR family oxidoreductase, whose amino-acid sequence MAGAASMGLKVRDKVIVITGGARGIGLATATALHKLGAQVAIGDIDEAKVKESGADLGVEVYGKLDVTDRDSFSDFLDQVERQLGPIDVLVNNAGIMPVGRIVDEPDAVTRRILDINVYGVILGSKLAAQRMVPRGSGHVINVASLAGEIYAVGLATYCASKHAVVAFTDSARLEYRSAGVKFSVVLPSFVNTELIAGTAGVKGFRNAEPADIADAIVGLVVHPKPRVRVTRAAGAMVVSQKFMPRVVSEGLNRILGGEHVFTDDVDVEKRRAYEARARGEE is encoded by the coding sequence ATGGCGGGCGCTGCATCCATGGGTCTCAAGGTCCGGGACAAGGTCATCGTGATCACGGGCGGCGCACGGGGGATCGGATTGGCCACCGCGACCGCGCTGCACAAGCTGGGCGCCCAGGTGGCGATCGGCGACATCGACGAGGCGAAGGTGAAGGAGTCGGGTGCCGACCTCGGCGTCGAGGTGTACGGGAAACTCGATGTCACCGACCGGGATTCGTTTTCGGACTTTCTCGACCAGGTCGAGCGCCAACTCGGACCGATCGACGTGCTGGTCAACAACGCCGGCATCATGCCCGTCGGCCGGATCGTCGACGAGCCGGATGCGGTCACCCGGCGCATTCTGGACATCAACGTCTACGGCGTGATCCTGGGCAGCAAGCTGGCGGCGCAGCGCATGGTCCCTCGCGGGTCCGGACACGTCATCAACGTCGCCTCGCTGGCCGGGGAGATCTATGCCGTCGGGCTGGCCACGTACTGCGCCAGCAAGCACGCGGTGGTCGCGTTCACCGACTCCGCCAGACTCGAGTACCGATCGGCTGGCGTGAAGTTCTCCGTGGTACTGCCGTCGTTCGTCAACACCGAACTGATCGCGGGCACCGCAGGGGTCAAGGGATTCAGGAACGCCGAGCCCGCGGACATCGCCGACGCTATCGTCGGGCTGGTCGTCCATCCCAAGCCACGAGTGCGGGTGACTAGGGCGGCCGGCGCGATGGTCGTGTCGCAGAAGTTCATGCCGCGTGTGGTGTCCGAGGGCCTGAACCGCATCCTTGGGGGCGAGCACGTGTTCACCGACGACGTCGACGTCGAGAAGCGCCGGGCCTACGAGGCTCGCGCTCGCGGCGAAGAATGA
- a CDS encoding GNAT family N-acetyltransferase — protein MTHVRSAVPDDALDVARVHVRSWQSAYRGLIAQDYLDALDPEVWARRYRFGRMGLRLPSTVVAVDGSTICGLATTGLYRDTDLSNYGELMAIYVDPARMRTGVGRLLMTAARERMRGVGVTSAALWVLDGNVRARRFYERDGWRFDGARRTETFGDAPVAEVRYRRTPV, from the coding sequence GTGACTCACGTGCGATCGGCCGTTCCGGACGATGCGCTCGACGTCGCGCGAGTGCACGTCCGGTCGTGGCAGTCGGCCTACCGCGGCCTGATCGCCCAGGACTACCTCGACGCTCTCGATCCCGAAGTCTGGGCGCGCAGATACAGGTTTGGGCGCATGGGGCTTCGGTTGCCGTCCACCGTGGTCGCGGTCGACGGTTCGACCATCTGCGGCTTAGCTACCACGGGTCTATACCGAGACACGGACTTATCGAATTACGGCGAGCTTATGGCGATCTACGTCGATCCCGCCCGTATGCGGACCGGAGTTGGGCGTTTGCTGATGACTGCGGCCCGGGAAAGGATGCGGGGGGTCGGCGTGACGAGCGCCGCGCTGTGGGTGCTGGACGGCAACGTCCGCGCTCGGCGGTTCTACGAACGCGACGGGTGGCGGTTCGACGGGGCACGCCGCACCGAGACTTTCGGCGATGCGCCAGTAGCAGAAGTGCGTTATCGACGCACGCCCGTCTGA
- a CDS encoding zinc-binding alcohol dehydrogenase family protein — MASQVTTTTMTAWQVRRPGPMETGPLERVTTAVPRPGPSELLVAVRACGVCRTDLHVTEGDLPVHRHRVTPGHEVVGEVLEVGSAAGDEFGVGDRVGIAWLRHTCGACKYCRRGNENLCPESRYTGWDADGGYAEFATVPAAFAHHLPSGYTDSELAPLLCAGIIGYRSLLRAELPPGGRLGLYGFGGSAHITAQVALAQGAEVHVMTRGADARELALQLGAASAQPAADPPPVPLDAAILFAPVGDLVLPACEALDRGGTLAIAGIHLTDIPPLNYQRHLFQERQVRSVTSNTRADARAFLDFAAQHHIEVTTPEYPLAQADRALADLSAGRVAGAAVLLV, encoded by the coding sequence ATGGCCTCACAGGTGACCACCACCACGATGACCGCGTGGCAGGTCCGTCGGCCCGGTCCGATGGAAACCGGCCCGCTGGAACGAGTTACCACCGCGGTGCCCCGGCCCGGGCCGTCCGAGTTGCTGGTGGCCGTGCGGGCGTGCGGGGTGTGCCGTACCGACCTGCACGTCACCGAAGGCGACCTTCCCGTGCACCGCCACCGGGTAACCCCCGGCCACGAGGTGGTCGGCGAGGTCTTGGAAGTCGGCTCAGCCGCCGGCGACGAGTTCGGCGTGGGGGACCGGGTGGGTATCGCTTGGTTGCGCCATACCTGCGGGGCGTGCAAGTACTGCCGGCGAGGCAATGAGAACCTGTGTCCGGAGTCCCGCTATACGGGCTGGGATGCCGACGGCGGGTATGCCGAATTCGCCACGGTCCCTGCGGCTTTCGCGCACCACCTGCCGAGCGGCTACACCGACAGCGAGCTTGCGCCGCTGTTGTGCGCCGGCATCATCGGATACCGCTCGCTGTTGCGGGCCGAGCTGCCGCCCGGTGGCCGGTTGGGTCTGTACGGGTTCGGCGGCAGCGCCCACATCACCGCGCAGGTCGCGCTTGCGCAAGGCGCCGAGGTCCACGTGATGACGCGCGGGGCCGACGCGCGCGAGCTGGCGCTGCAACTTGGCGCGGCGTCGGCCCAACCCGCCGCCGATCCGCCGCCGGTTCCGCTGGACGCCGCGATCCTGTTCGCCCCGGTCGGTGACCTGGTGCTGCCCGCGTGCGAGGCGCTGGATCGGGGCGGCACCCTCGCGATCGCGGGGATCCACCTGACCGATATTCCGCCCCTCAACTACCAACGTCACCTGTTCCAGGAGCGCCAGGTGCGGTCGGTCACGTCGAACACCCGGGCCGATGCGCGCGCGTTCCTCGACTTCGCGGCCCAGCACCACATCGAGGTCACCACCCCGGAATACCCGCTCGCACAAGCCGATCGAGCGCTGGCCGATCTCAGCGCCGGGCGTGTCGCCGGCGCCGCGGTGCTGCTGGTCTAA
- a CDS encoding type II toxin-antitoxin system HicB family antitoxin, translating to MGLCAEFPSLSWLAETAHEAVAGIEQVVDEVVADMHANGEAAPQALTERTYSGKFGVRTFPELHESLSIEAAEQGVSLNQLVNLKLSRSA from the coding sequence GTGGGGCTGTGCGCTGAGTTCCCGTCGCTCTCCTGGCTGGCCGAAACCGCTCATGAAGCCGTCGCCGGTATCGAACAGGTCGTTGATGAGGTTGTCGCCGACATGCACGCAAACGGCGAAGCCGCTCCTCAGGCGCTTACTGAACGGACCTACAGCGGCAAGTTCGGCGTGCGTACATTTCCGGAGCTGCACGAATCTTTATCTATCGAGGCGGCAGAGCAAGGCGTCTCGCTTAACCAATTGGTCAACCTGAAGCTGTCACGGTCTGCGTGA
- a CDS encoding MOSC domain-containing protein has translation MLSVNLARARRNPDPRAQSTVTGIGKVAATEPVMVRAPGPMRGGLGSGLVGDTIGNPKVHGGDDQAVYAYAREDLDAWETQLRRTLTDGMFGENLTISGVDVTGARIGERWRVGTDGLVLEVSAPRTPCRTFAAFLNLSDWIKTFTHAGKPGAYLRVISPGTVRAGDAITIDHRPDHDVTIGLVFRARMSEPELLPRLLAADALSAELTAYARRRLGPNDG, from the coding sequence GTGTTGTCGGTCAACTTGGCTCGTGCTCGACGCAATCCCGATCCGCGCGCACAGTCGACGGTGACGGGCATCGGCAAAGTGGCCGCAACCGAGCCGGTCATGGTGCGCGCACCCGGGCCCATGCGGGGTGGTCTCGGCAGCGGACTCGTCGGCGACACCATCGGCAATCCGAAGGTCCACGGCGGTGATGACCAGGCCGTCTACGCGTATGCGCGAGAAGACCTCGACGCATGGGAAACCCAACTTCGGCGCACGCTCACCGACGGAATGTTCGGCGAGAACCTGACCATCTCGGGCGTCGATGTCACCGGGGCACGCATCGGTGAACGCTGGCGCGTCGGCACCGACGGCTTGGTGCTGGAAGTATCGGCGCCCAGGACACCGTGCCGAACGTTCGCGGCTTTCCTGAATTTGAGCGACTGGATCAAGACCTTCACCCACGCCGGGAAACCTGGCGCCTACCTGCGGGTGATCTCCCCCGGGACGGTTCGTGCCGGCGACGCAATCACAATCGATCACCGCCCCGATCATGACGTGACCATAGGGCTGGTCTTTCGAGCCCGAATGTCGGAGCCGGAGCTGCTTCCACGGCTGTTGGCTGCCGACGCGCTCTCGGCTGAGCTCACGGCCTACGCGCGCCGCCGGCTGGGCCCGAACGACGGCTGA
- a CDS encoding GlsB/YeaQ/YmgE family stress response membrane protein, with protein sequence MDVMAATEYLARSTTLTSVGWIGYIIIGAIAGWIAGKIVKGSGSGILMNIVIGIVGALIGGFLLSFVVNTAAGGFWFTLFTAILGSVILLWVVGLARRR encoded by the coding sequence ATGGACGTCATGGCTGCCACCGAATACCTTGCCCGGTCGACAACGCTGACCTCGGTCGGCTGGATTGGCTACATCATTATCGGTGCTATCGCGGGCTGGATCGCCGGCAAGATCGTCAAAGGCAGCGGGTCCGGCATCCTGATGAACATCGTCATCGGCATTGTCGGCGCGTTGATCGGCGGTTTTCTGCTGAGCTTCGTCGTCAATACTGCGGCCGGCGGCTTTTGGTTCACGTTGTTCACCGCGATCCTGGGCTCGGTGATCCTGCTTTGGGTCGTCGGTCTGGCGCGCAGGCGCTAG
- a CDS encoding alanine and proline-rich secreted protein Apa, with the protein MNQVDPTPTRRKGLWATLAITAVTGASVVTIALPATSSADPEPAPPPTTTAATPPAATAASPAPAPATTSTPSAQPGDPNAAPQPPVDPNAPPPPVIDPNAPEPGRVTNAVGGFSFVVPPGWVESDASHLDYGSALLSKTTGPPPLPDQPPPVANDTRIVLGRLDQKLYASAETTNPKAAVRLGSDMGEFFMPYPGTRINQETTPLNANGLTGSASYYEVKFSDTSKPNGQIWTGVIGSPTATTPNAGSPQRWFVVWLGTANNPVDKGAAKALAESIRPYSPPSPAPEAVPAAPAPAPAQAPAAELSPTVAPTPQRTQPA; encoded by the coding sequence ATGAATCAGGTGGACCCGACCCCGACACGCCGTAAGGGACTGTGGGCGACGCTGGCGATCACCGCGGTGACCGGAGCCAGCGTCGTCACCATCGCGCTGCCGGCGACTTCGAGCGCCGATCCGGAGCCCGCGCCCCCGCCGACCACAACCGCGGCCACGCCGCCGGCGGCCACAGCGGCGTCACCCGCACCGGCACCGGCGACCACCAGCACGCCGAGCGCCCAACCGGGCGATCCCAATGCGGCGCCGCAGCCCCCGGTTGACCCGAACGCGCCACCGCCCCCGGTCATCGACCCCAACGCACCCGAACCCGGCCGGGTCACCAACGCCGTCGGCGGATTCAGCTTCGTCGTGCCCCCCGGCTGGGTGGAGTCGGACGCTTCCCACCTCGACTACGGCTCGGCGCTGCTCAGCAAGACGACCGGGCCGCCGCCCCTGCCTGACCAGCCGCCGCCGGTGGCCAACGACACCCGCATAGTGCTCGGCCGACTGGACCAGAAGCTCTACGCCAGCGCTGAGACCACCAACCCGAAGGCCGCCGTCCGGCTTGGCTCGGATATGGGTGAGTTCTTCATGCCCTACCCCGGCACGCGGATCAACCAGGAGACCACCCCGCTCAACGCGAACGGCCTGACCGGAAGTGCGTCGTATTACGAGGTGAAATTCAGCGATACCAGCAAGCCGAACGGTCAGATCTGGACCGGCGTGATCGGCTCGCCCACTGCGACCACCCCCAACGCCGGTTCTCCGCAGCGCTGGTTTGTGGTGTGGCTTGGGACCGCGAACAACCCGGTCGACAAGGGTGCGGCCAAGGCACTCGCCGAGTCGATCCGGCCTTATTCGCCCCCTTCGCCGGCCCCGGAGGCGGTTCCGGCAGCGCCCGCGCCGGCACCCGCGCAGGCACCCGCCGCGGAACTGAGTCCGACCGTTGCCCCAACACCACAACGGACCCAGCCCGCCTGA
- a CDS encoding CPBP family intramembrane glutamic endopeptidase has translation MVLVSTNLIAHFTTPWASIATVPAAAVGLVILIRCRGLGWAELGLGREHWKSGLGYALVAVAVVMSVIAVGVLLPMTRPMFMNNHYATISGALVASMLIIPLQTVIPEELAFRGVLHGALHRAWGFRGVALAGSLLFGLWHIATSLGLTSSNVGFTRLFGGGIVGMLAGVTLAVLATGSAGFVFSWLRRRSGSLIAPIALHWSLNGLGALAAALVWHLST, from the coding sequence ATGGTGCTGGTGTCGACAAACCTGATCGCGCACTTCACGACGCCGTGGGCAAGCATAGCGACGGTCCCGGCTGCGGCCGTCGGGCTGGTGATCCTGATCCGCTGCAGGGGTCTGGGCTGGGCCGAGCTCGGCCTGGGCCGCGAACACTGGAAGTCTGGGCTGGGTTATGCGCTGGTGGCCGTTGCGGTCGTGATGTCGGTGATCGCGGTCGGTGTGCTGCTACCGATGACCCGGCCGATGTTCATGAACAATCACTACGCGACGATCTCCGGCGCGCTGGTCGCCTCGATGCTGATCATTCCGCTGCAAACCGTCATCCCCGAAGAGTTGGCCTTTCGCGGGGTATTGCACGGCGCGCTGCACCGGGCCTGGGGATTTCGCGGCGTCGCCTTAGCGGGCTCGCTGCTGTTCGGTCTCTGGCACATCGCGACGTCGCTGGGGTTGACGAGCAGCAATGTCGGTTTCACCCGGCTGTTCGGCGGCGGGATCGTCGGGATGCTGGCCGGGGTGACGTTGGCGGTGTTGGCCACCGGGTCGGCCGGGTTCGTATTCAGTTGGCTGCGCCGGCGCAGCGGCAGCCTGATCGCGCCGATCGCATTGCATTGGTCGCTGAATGGGTTGGGCGCCCTGGCGGCTGCCCTGGTTTGGCACCTGAGCACCTGA